The Scylla paramamosain isolate STU-SP2022 chromosome 20, ASM3559412v1, whole genome shotgun sequence nucleotide sequence GGGTTGAGAAATAGGTGGCCTCTGTTATGCTGGATCTGAGGGAAAACACGTGGTAATGAAGCCCTACAGCAATCTGATATTAGCCCCATCCACAACTTTTCTGCAATAATGTCATATAACAAAACCAGCTGGTGGTGCAGCCTGCCAGGAGTACCCACCTGACATATGCACACTCCACTACACCAGCCTCCCCATTAAGAGCACGGATCATTGAGAAGGCAAATCTGGCACCAGCATAGGCCATGGAGAGAGTGGCAGATCCTGCTCCAGCCTTGGCCTTCACCACCTCTGTGCCAGCATCCTGTTGTAATGGAAGTGATAAGATGTATCTAATAACTATGATAACAAGAGAGCTTTAGATTATTTCAGTGAAACAGGTCAGAGTTACACAAATTCCCTTGCATTGGaattactacaaccaccactatgACTTGCCTGGATCCTCTCTGTGAGTGCCTTCAGCTGGTCTGCTGGGAACTCAACAGAGGGTGTGGCTtgagagatgagagggatgATGGTGACTCCAGCATGACCTCCAATAACGGGGACATTCACTTTGGTAGGATCGAGACCCTGCAGTGACACAAATAATCACATAAATCACAGCATCACAACGAAAGGTTCCAAACATAAAGACATGACAACACCACATTTTTCAAGTCTACTGGTACTGGTACCTTGAGCTCTGCCACAAAGGTGTTTGCTCGCACGATGTCAAGTGTGGTCACACCAAAGATGCGGCTGCTGTCCACACCAGCCTTCTTGTACATTTCAGCTGCAATGGGCACTGTGCTGTTTACCTGGAAAACATCATGGAAATTAAAGCCTCTGATCATCTAATTAAACAACATGTTGCATTTAAAATTGATCAATGACTCTACAATACTTAACATTTTTCCAATGCAGAAAAGCTGCACAGATAGCCACCACTGAAGGAAGAAGACTGATACAGGCATATATGCATAGTTCCTTTTAAGGTGACGATGATGACTAAGAAATATATAGAGTGAAACCTCAGTTCACAAACATTCTTATTTCCAAACAAACTGGTTCaagaacagattttttttttttttttttttttttttttttttttgcagttcaCAAACATTCTTATTTCCAAACAAACTGGTTCaagaacagattttttttttttttttttttttttttttttgcatcagtTTATGAATGGTGTTTCGGTGTGCAAACATAAACACCCCGCCAAGTCCCTTAACCAGCAAGCATAAGCACACAGTTGTGTTTTGGTGTGCCTACTAGCAAGTCACTGATTTCAAGGTCAGATGCCTTCCCATCTGTTTGAAGGGTGGTTAGCCCTGGATCCCTCCTACTCCCTCCCACCTTCAGTGCCTTTATATCTAGCCTGCCACTTCTTACTCTGACTTTGACTTTCAGAATGGTTGGAAAGATGATGATttgagaggaagacaaaatcTTGCCTTGCACTAAGCATACTTTAGCTAAAAGGAAACACTGGAGCATATAAGTCTGTGTAAAAGGGATTTTTGTGCTACTCATGAAGGTTTAAGGAATGGATTAAGTTCGTGAACCGAGGTTCACTGTACGAGTATATTCATATGATGACACTAAATCCATAGCACATAAAAAGTTATGCTATCTTCCCCATTTCTTAAGTATCATTTTTTGCCTGTCTAGACACAATGACAACCATTACAGATCCAAGATTTAATGTCCAGTAACTCACCGGGTTTGAGATAATGCAGATCATGGCACTGGGACAATTCTCAGCACAGGCCTTGGCAAGGTTGGCAACAATGGAAGCATTAGTGTTGAACAGGTCATCTCGCGTCATACCAGGCTTGCGGGGCACTCCAGCAgggatcaccaccacctcacaacCCTTCAGGGAGTCCTATAAAAGACACACTGCTGTATTTAACATTACAACATCCCTCTATGCCAAACTCAAGTTATATTTTTACAAAATCTATTCCAAACATAAAACCCAGGCATGCATAATACTACAAAATTTACAACATTCTGCAAACCATCAAATTAAAGATAGAACATGGAAATACAGATTGCATTCCTTGATCCACTTGTTCAGGTTCAGGTTCAAGTAGATAAATTAAGAGCatgaaaaacaatattagcaatgTGAACTAAGAATGTTGTGCATTTAAtggatatacatacatacattcataaagAACTATCAAGTAATTTTCTTGTGGGCACAATAGAGAGTTTAAAGTGTTTAACTGGATGCTTACAGCCAGCTGCTCTGGTCCCACGTAGCCTGTGACTTTGGCTGGGGACTCGATGTGGGAGAGGTCAGCAGCCACGCCTGGAGTGTGCACAATATCATACAAGGAAAGCTGAGTTACCAGGGGAGAGTTCTTCAGCAGCATGGAAAGGGGCTGGCCAATCCCTCCACTGGCCCCCATAACTGCAACCTTTCTTTGTGcctagagaaaagaaataagaatactaatgataataataatgataaattaataataatcaaataaataattactaaataataataaataaataataaaataagataaatttattatatatgATACAGAacaattagattttttttagctttaatCAGTTTGGTATGCCCCCCAACTGTTTTAGACATTGGAAGTCACTACCTgacatttcagagagagagagagagagagagagagagagagagagagagagagagagagagagagagagagagagagtctaatcAACACCAGAACAAGTGGATCAAGGAATGCAAAGATAAGGTAAGGATGACAAGTGAATGAGTAAATGCGTTCAGATATTAAGGTGAGCTAgctgaaggaatgaaatgagagagagagagagagagagagagagagagagagagagagagagagagagagagagagagagagagagagagagagagagagagagagagagagagagagagagtcactaagCCGGAATTCTTAATGTAAACCCTTGTCTTCCCGTCAAGGTCACCGTGTCTTCTGTGACCTTGCCCGCACccctgtcagtcagtctccgCGCCAGCCCTAGACTACATACCTGATGCTCGCAAACACCTCACAATAAGGCACACATTCCTTACTGACAATCGATGCGTAAATTTAACTCCACATCACTCACACCCATATTTACTGATTGGCGTGTTTATCTCACCGCATTTGTTGTGGAGAAGTTTTTGGCACACTGTCCGAGAAGAGAAATCTGGGGCCTGGCGAGTCTGGAGAACATGGTAGTGGGTTGCTTTTGCTTGAGGTGGTGATTGAGGACAGCTGACGATGGAAGGGAACACCGGCTGACTGAAGCTGCCACCTGGCCCGTCTAGGATTGAGAACGGTTTTCTTCGTTTtacttgttatattattatcactGAAAATCctgaataataattaataatatcattcattttttttgtttgccatAAGGTTTATTTTGTAGTGGAAATTccttaagaagaaaataatggaaaaatggaagcagacatctattttttttctttatttttttcctattaatattTCTGAAAATTCTGAACAATATTAGAGGATTTCATATACTTCTCTAATGGTAGGTCCCTGCTATAAGATTTACTTAACAATGAAAGTTCCctaaagagagaataatgacaaaaatggAAACAAGCATCTACGTCACGGGAAGGCTCCGCAAAAAGTAATTTATGAATAAAGCTGCATGACattgaattttgagtgtgtCATTATATTCACCAATCCTTATATGTAATAttataagaaactcactctcaTGACTGCATTTCACACTGCATGGCAAACCCTAATGCGCTAAAGGGGGGAAATTCAAACACGTTCGTATGTAATACCACTGGGTCTTTCACATTACTTGTCAAGGCACACATGCGAAGTGTCTATCAATTGTTGAATAAATTATCTAAGATCCCCATGTCTTATGTTATGAGTAGCTACATAGTGATCAGGGATAGAAAGATCTCCAAATGTGACCTCAGAACCTGCCAGTCATTAGTCCGAGGTCTAAGGTGGTGTTCTCTGCTTATCCAGTCAAGAATTTCATCAAGAGCTCATTGAGA carries:
- the LOC135110505 gene encoding malate dehydrogenase, mitochondrial-like encodes the protein MFSRLARPQISLLGQCAKNFSTTNAAQRKVAVMGASGGIGQPLSMLLKNSPLVTQLSLYDIVHTPGVAADLSHIESPAKVTGYVGPEQLADSLKGCEVVVIPAGVPRKPGMTRDDLFNTNASIVANLAKACAENCPSAMICIISNPVNSTVPIAAEMYKKAGVDSSRIFGVTTLDIVRANTFVAELKGLDPTKVNVPVIGGHAGVTIIPLISQATPSVEFPADQLKALTERIQDAGTEVVKAKAGAGSATLSMAYAGARFAFSMIRALNGEAGVVECAYVRSSITEATYFSTPLLLGPNGMEKNLGLGKLTDFESKLVENALPELKGSIKKGENFAASM